A stretch of the Bacillus anthracis str. Vollum genome encodes the following:
- a CDS encoding YaaR family protein, giving the protein MLRSISHNPILSHIPPATQMPKEANVRTGLAFSDNLHADPKKDKLLEQMEAFVDNIGEIKEKIEMELTLDNVMEYKNTVKSFLNFYVDNVLQYKDVMSRHPRYGYSQKMTIVKQAEMGLNELEDVMNLINTKTGHLEMLNQIGEIHGLIVNLVL; this is encoded by the coding sequence ATGCTACGTTCGATCTCGCATAATCCAATTTTATCGCATATACCGCCTGCTACTCAAATGCCGAAAGAAGCAAATGTCAGGACAGGACTTGCATTTTCGGATAATTTGCATGCAGATCCAAAAAAAGATAAATTGTTAGAACAAATGGAAGCATTTGTCGATAACATTGGAGAAATTAAAGAGAAAATTGAAATGGAATTAACGCTTGATAATGTAATGGAATACAAAAATACAGTAAAATCATTTTTGAATTTTTACGTAGATAATGTATTGCAATATAAAGATGTCATGTCGCGTCATCCACGTTATGGCTATTCACAGAAAATGACGATTGTGAAACAGGCGGAAATGGGATTAAATGAGTTAGAAGATGTTATGAATTTAATTAATACGAAAACGGGACATTTAGAAATGTTAAATCAGATTGGAGAAATCCACGGTTTAATTGTAAATTTAGTCTTGTAA
- a CDS encoding flagellar hook-associated protein 2: MAGALTGIDGRQQIWNLGNNMIDTSKLVELELQTLEMKKSPYNNQKQLLTTERNIYASMKKEFGSFLQIFKDLYTFKGNEKKTALSKEGFVTAQADASAIAGTYTVTIEKIAERHQITTKPGNKIDLDAKIGKDVTFGINDKEVEVPKDMTYKDLVNKINNGNYGVSVYSLGGQLFFTSTTAGEKGAINLVDGKDGFLEEIGLVQSSIGTGGEKLFVAAHEITAATNAEYTINGIKDSSTSNKIDTIPGLVINLEKETTEPIKITIEDSNIKDSIDLIKKMKDEYNKAVSNLDLFAGENGAVQGSSIAFSISNAMTSIFRYSQNGKFLNDFGIQVDKSGKMNLDEEKLKNAFKENPETAKQFFFGFSGLGHQMEKQLDGIFGDEGIIGKRSKSIEKQMKNLDDKIRYIDGVNKEKQQAIIDKYSKLESTLAELDSQLKTIKAMTKQKSDD, translated from the coding sequence ATGGCAGGGGCTTTAACGGGTATTGATGGTAGACAACAAATCTGGAATCTTGGTAATAATATGATTGATACCTCAAAACTTGTAGAATTAGAATTGCAAACTTTAGAAATGAAGAAGTCACCGTATAATAATCAAAAACAGTTACTAACAACTGAACGAAATATATATGCAAGTATGAAAAAAGAATTCGGTAGCTTTTTGCAAATATTTAAAGATTTATATACGTTTAAAGGTAATGAAAAGAAAACAGCATTATCAAAAGAAGGTTTTGTTACGGCACAGGCAGATGCATCTGCGATTGCAGGAACATATACCGTTACAATTGAAAAAATTGCAGAGCGCCACCAAATTACAACAAAGCCAGGTAATAAAATAGACTTAGATGCAAAGATTGGAAAAGACGTTACGTTTGGAATTAATGATAAAGAAGTTGAAGTTCCAAAGGATATGACCTATAAAGACTTAGTCAATAAAATCAATAATGGAAATTATGGCGTGTCTGTATATTCATTGGGTGGGCAATTGTTCTTTACATCTACTACAGCTGGGGAAAAAGGAGCGATAAATTTAGTAGATGGCAAAGACGGCTTTTTAGAAGAAATAGGTTTAGTGCAATCATCTATTGGTACTGGCGGTGAAAAATTATTTGTGGCCGCGCATGAAATAACAGCAGCTACAAATGCTGAATATACGATAAATGGGATTAAAGATTCGAGTACATCTAATAAAATTGATACAATTCCAGGTTTAGTAATTAATTTGGAAAAAGAAACTACAGAACCTATCAAAATTACTATTGAAGATTCTAATATAAAAGACTCAATTGATTTAATCAAAAAAATGAAGGATGAATATAATAAAGCTGTTTCAAACTTAGATTTATTTGCTGGGGAAAATGGAGCTGTACAAGGAAGTAGTATTGCATTTTCGATTAGTAACGCGATGACAAGTATATTTAGATATTCGCAAAATGGTAAGTTTTTGAACGATTTTGGGATTCAAGTGGACAAAAGTGGGAAAATGAATTTGGATGAAGAGAAGTTGAAAAATGCTTTTAAAGAGAATCCAGAAACAGCGAAACAATTTTTCTTTGGTTTTTCTGGATTGGGTCATCAAATGGAGAAACAGTTAGATGGAATTTTTGGAGATGAAGGAATCATAGGAAAACGTTCTAAAAGCATTGAAAAGCAAATGAAAAATCTAGATGATAAAATAAGATATATTGACGGCGTAAATAAAGAGAAACAACAAGCTATTATTGATAAGTATTCTAAGTTGGAAAGCACATTAGCAGAATTGGACAGCCAACTAAAAACAATTAAAGCAATGACAAAACAAAAAAGTGATGATTAA
- a CDS encoding chemotaxis protein CheW — protein sequence MEADAFGFEFTVFMDTDQSEEELKQVVLHVSEIEKVEVKQGHTSKEVVSEKLVTQEVVQEVIQADTHVESTKEVSKQSANATPAKSTGKTKNGKVENRSIRVQLEKIERLMNMFEESVIERGRIDELAQAIQNKELIEHLNRLGDISKDIQNVLLNMRMVPIETVFNRFPRMVRMLAKDLGKKIDLQITGEDTEVDKIVIDEIGDPLVHLIRNAIDHGVETVEQRRDAGKNETGTIKLEAFHSGNHVVIQITDDGNGIHKGKVLEKAIKNGVVTESEANKLTDREIFDLIFQPGFSTAEVVSDLSGRGVGLDVVKHTIHSLGGHLIIDSEEGKGSTFRIELPLTLSIIQSMLVQTNDKRYALPLGNIVEAIRIKREDIQSIQGKDVLNYRNQIIEVKHLSTVFGEKTADEAFASYDGQMVPVLIVRNTHRSYGLIVNTIIGQREIVLKSLGDFFAESSNYFSGATILGDGRVVLILNPEGL from the coding sequence ATTGAAGCAGATGCTTTCGGGTTTGAGTTCACAGTATTTATGGATACTGATCAAAGTGAAGAAGAATTAAAACAAGTAGTGCTTCATGTTTCTGAAATTGAGAAAGTAGAAGTGAAGCAAGGACATACATCAAAAGAAGTAGTTTCGGAAAAATTGGTTACACAAGAAGTCGTACAAGAAGTTATACAAGCGGATACGCATGTGGAATCAACTAAAGAAGTATCTAAACAATCTGCTAATGCTACACCAGCTAAAAGCACTGGAAAAACGAAAAATGGTAAAGTGGAAAATCGTTCCATACGTGTTCAATTAGAAAAAATTGAAAGATTAATGAACATGTTTGAAGAAAGTGTAATTGAGCGTGGTCGCATAGATGAATTGGCGCAAGCAATTCAAAACAAAGAATTAATTGAGCATTTAAATCGATTAGGCGATATTTCAAAAGATATTCAAAATGTACTTCTAAACATGCGTATGGTGCCGATTGAAACAGTCTTTAATCGTTTCCCGCGTATGGTACGTATGTTAGCGAAAGATTTAGGGAAAAAAATCGATTTACAAATTACAGGTGAAGATACTGAAGTCGATAAAATTGTTATTGATGAAATCGGTGATCCGCTTGTTCATTTAATTCGTAATGCAATTGATCATGGGGTTGAAACTGTTGAACAACGTCGTGATGCAGGTAAAAATGAGACAGGTACGATTAAATTAGAAGCGTTCCATAGTGGAAATCATGTCGTAATTCAAATTACGGATGATGGAAATGGAATTCATAAAGGGAAAGTATTAGAAAAAGCGATTAAAAATGGTGTTGTAACAGAATCTGAGGCAAATAAATTAACAGACCGTGAAATATTTGATTTGATCTTCCAACCAGGATTTAGTACAGCTGAAGTTGTATCAGACCTTTCTGGGCGCGGGGTTGGATTAGATGTAGTGAAACATACAATTCATAGTTTAGGTGGACATTTAATTATTGATTCTGAAGAAGGCAAGGGAAGTACATTTAGAATTGAACTTCCATTAACGTTGTCTATTATACAATCTATGCTTGTTCAAACGAATGATAAACGGTATGCTTTACCTCTTGGTAATATTGTTGAAGCAATTCGAATCAAGAGAGAAGACATCCAATCCATACAAGGAAAAGATGTGTTAAATTACCGTAATCAAATTATTGAAGTGAAGCATTTAAGTACGGTATTTGGTGAGAAAACAGCAGATGAGGCGTTTGCGTCATATGATGGTCAAATGGTTCCTGTGTTAATTGTTCGTAATACACATCGCAGCTATGGACTTATTGTAAACACAATTATCGGTCAAAGAGAAATAGTCTTAAAGTCATTAGGTGACTTCTTTGCAGAGAGTTCTAATTATTTCTCTGGTGCGACAATTCTCGGTGATGGACGAGTGGTCCTCATTTTAAACCCAGAAGGTTTATAA
- the cheR gene encoding protein-glutamate O-methyltransferase CheR — protein sequence MIIEQDYDHFIASFKQQFNMDIASYKQDRMRRRIDAFISRKGFVNYTSFLSNLRTDQKLFLSFIDYITINVSEFFRNKERWQTLETKALPKLLEQNNGKLKVWSAACAAGEEPYTLSLILSKHLAPYRFEIQATDLDFHILETAKRGQYTERSLKELPADLKERHFTKENEIYSLHQNIKQNVTFKQHDLLMQSFDTNYDLIICRNVMIYFTEEARVKLYEKFSRALRKGGVLFVGSTEQILTPERYNLQRFDTFFYEKI from the coding sequence ATGATAATTGAACAAGATTATGATCATTTTATCGCGAGTTTTAAACAACAATTCAATATGGATATCGCTTCATATAAACAAGATAGAATGCGTCGTAGAATCGATGCTTTTATTTCGAGAAAGGGCTTTGTAAACTACACTAGTTTTCTAAGCAATTTACGTACCGATCAAAAGTTATTTTTAAGTTTTATTGACTATATTACAATTAACGTTTCAGAGTTTTTTAGAAATAAAGAACGTTGGCAAACGTTAGAGACGAAAGCACTACCAAAATTACTCGAACAAAATAACGGAAAATTAAAAGTATGGAGTGCCGCTTGCGCTGCCGGTGAAGAACCATATACACTCTCTTTAATTTTATCGAAGCACCTAGCTCCATATCGTTTTGAAATACAAGCAACAGATCTTGATTTTCACATTTTAGAAACCGCAAAACGCGGTCAATATACAGAACGGTCTTTAAAAGAATTACCTGCCGATTTAAAAGAGCGTCATTTCACAAAAGAGAATGAAATATATTCATTACATCAAAACATTAAACAAAACGTGACGTTCAAACAGCACGATCTTTTAATGCAGTCGTTTGATACAAATTATGACTTAATCATTTGTCGTAATGTAATGATTTACTTTACTGAAGAAGCAAGGGTAAAACTTTATGAAAAATTTAGTCGCGCATTACGAAAAGGCGGCGTATTATTTGTTGGTAGTACTGAACAAATTTTAACACCTGAACGTTATAATCTTCAGCGATTTGATACATTCTTTTACGAAAAAATATAA
- a CDS encoding response regulator, translating into MAHKILVVDDAMFMRTMIKNLLKSNSEFEVIGEAENGVEAIQKYKELQPDIVTLDITMPEMDGLEALKEIIKIDASAKVVICSAMGQQGMVLDAIKGGAKDFIVKPFQADRVIEALTKVANS; encoded by the coding sequence ATGGCACATAAAATTTTAGTTGTAGACGATGCGATGTTCATGCGAACAATGATTAAAAACTTATTAAAAAGTAATTCTGAATTTGAAGTAATCGGAGAAGCGGAAAATGGAGTAGAGGCAATTCAAAAGTATAAAGAACTTCAACCTGATATAGTTACATTAGATATTACTATGCCAGAAATGGACGGACTTGAAGCGTTAAAAGAAATTATTAAAATTGATGCAAGTGCAAAAGTTGTTATTTGTTCTGCAATGGGACAACAAGGTATGGTATTAGATGCAATTAAGGGTGGGGCAAAAGACTTTATTGTAAAGCCATTCCAAGCAGATCGTGTAATCGAAGCTTTAACAAAAGTAGCAAACAGCTAA
- the fliE gene encoding flagellar hook-basal body complex protein FliE has protein sequence MKIQPMLNTQPFGAIQSIGAPKTSQTSVVEGKKFIDLLEDMNQTQNNAQTAVYDLLTKGVGETHDVLIQQKKAESQMKTAALVRDNLIENYKSLINMQI, from the coding sequence ATGAAAATCCAACCAATGTTAAATACTCAACCATTTGGAGCAATTCAGTCAATTGGTGCACCAAAAACTTCTCAAACATCAGTAGTTGAGGGGAAAAAGTTTATCGATTTATTGGAAGATATGAATCAAACACAAAACAATGCGCAAACAGCGGTATATGATTTACTAACTAAAGGGGTAGGAGAAACGCATGACGTTTTAATTCAGCAGAAGAAGGCGGAGTCTCAAATGAAAACGGCTGCTCTCGTACGTGATAATCTTATTGAAAATTATAAGTCACTAATTAATATGCAAATTTAG
- a CDS encoding flagellar motor switch protein: MPEQHTKGDTSTIVLEKENEHLTPQECDILGEIANISFGSASTVLSTILNRQVSITAPRIELVDLYDSSDVEVPHVVLNIHFTKGLDMENLLVLKQDVALSIADLMMMGTGEVEDGKELGELELSAVQEAMNQMMGFAATSMSEFFQDTVDMSPPTIKVVKLSEEMEKISEIDGNQTIVKVSFDLKIDNLVNSKLVQIVSVEHAKQMINKLMQLSGGVEEQDEPAEVVETEIVEEQVEKEHLTQEEKDVLGEIANISIGSASTVLSTLLNQPVSISTPNVEAINVRHYDGVPVPFVILNVDFVEGLKNENVFVFTKDVALTMVDLMMMGTGEVDSEKELSELELSGIKEIMNQMMGHAATAMSEMFQEKMDMTPPNVKFVTLKEEMEYLGESMEVDELVQITFNLEIGDLLQSKMYQILPISEAKEMVRRLLYPMVEEEEIVTEEIEEEKVVEPVVQPIEFKEVKQMEPVYMDTSILQNVEMNVKFVFGSTVKTIQDILSLQENEAVVLDEDIDEPIRIYVNDVLVAYGELVNVDGFFGVKVTKSL, encoded by the coding sequence ATGCCTGAGCAACACACAAAAGGGGATACGAGCACAATTGTGCTAGAAAAAGAAAATGAGCATTTAACGCCTCAAGAATGCGATATTCTTGGCGAAATTGCAAATATATCATTTGGTTCAGCTTCGACTGTATTATCAACAATCTTAAATAGGCAAGTAAGCATTACTGCTCCTCGCATCGAATTGGTAGATTTATATGATTCAAGCGACGTCGAAGTTCCACACGTTGTACTAAATATTCATTTTACAAAAGGATTAGATATGGAAAACCTTCTTGTCCTTAAGCAAGATGTTGCATTATCCATTGCTGATTTAATGATGATGGGAACAGGTGAAGTGGAGGACGGAAAAGAACTTGGTGAATTAGAGCTAAGTGCTGTACAAGAAGCGATGAATCAAATGATGGGGTTCGCAGCTACATCTATGTCTGAATTCTTCCAAGATACAGTAGATATGTCTCCGCCGACAATTAAAGTTGTAAAGCTATCAGAAGAAATGGAGAAAATCTCGGAAATCGATGGAAATCAAACGATTGTTAAAGTATCGTTTGATTTAAAAATAGATAATCTTGTAAACTCTAAACTTGTGCAAATTGTTTCAGTTGAACATGCGAAACAAATGATAAATAAATTAATGCAATTATCTGGTGGAGTAGAAGAGCAAGATGAGCCAGCAGAAGTAGTGGAAACTGAGATTGTAGAAGAACAAGTTGAAAAAGAACATTTAACGCAAGAAGAGAAAGATGTCCTTGGTGAAATTGCAAATATTTCAATTGGTTCCGCTTCAACAGTATTGTCAACGCTTTTAAATCAGCCAGTTTCAATTAGTACACCGAATGTAGAAGCGATCAATGTTCGTCATTATGATGGAGTACCAGTCCCGTTTGTTATTTTAAATGTTGATTTTGTTGAAGGACTAAAGAATGAGAATGTATTCGTATTTACGAAAGATGTAGCTTTAACAATGGTAGATTTAATGATGATGGGGACAGGGGAAGTTGATTCTGAGAAAGAACTTAGTGAATTAGAACTGAGCGGTATTAAAGAAATCATGAACCAAATGATGGGGCATGCTGCAACGGCGATGTCAGAAATGTTTCAAGAAAAAATGGACATGACGCCACCAAATGTTAAATTTGTAACTTTAAAAGAAGAAATGGAATATTTGGGAGAGTCAATGGAAGTGGACGAACTCGTTCAAATTACGTTCAACCTTGAAATTGGCGACCTGCTTCAATCAAAAATGTATCAAATTTTACCGATTTCAGAAGCGAAAGAAATGGTAAGAAGACTTCTATATCCAATGGTGGAAGAAGAAGAGATTGTTACGGAAGAAATTGAAGAAGAAAAAGTTGTAGAACCTGTTGTGCAACCTATTGAATTTAAAGAAGTAAAACAGATGGAACCAGTATACATGGACACATCCATCTTACAAAATGTAGAAATGAACGTGAAATTTGTATTTGGAAGCACAGTGAAAACCATTCAAGATATTTTAAGTTTACAAGAGAATGAAGCGGTTGTACTAGATGAAGATATTGACGAACCAATTCGTATTTATGTAAATGATGTATTGGTGGCGTATGGTGAACTTGTAAATGTAGATGGATTTTTCGGAGTAAAAGTGACGAAATCGCTATAA
- a CDS encoding Hpt domain-containing protein, with amino-acid sequence MQTDLLNIFFEESEEHLQSLNENVLTLEQNPTDMDVVGEIFRSAHTFKGMSASMEFTEMADLTHKMENVLDEIRHGNIVVNAEIIDVIFECIDNLEKMVADVQQGGMGNIDVIATKQKLEALLNGNIEIPNEHIEQETINNDDAASHEVHITVEQQAILKAVRAIMCIEALQNLGNVKKQFLVLKKLKQMLSGLSSQYLWILIKVKKN; translated from the coding sequence ATGCAAACAGATCTATTAAATATATTTTTTGAGGAATCAGAAGAACATTTACAATCGCTAAATGAAAATGTGCTAACTTTAGAACAAAATCCTACTGATATGGATGTTGTGGGAGAAATATTCCGCTCAGCCCATACGTTTAAAGGTATGTCAGCGAGTATGGAATTTACGGAAATGGCGGATTTAACGCATAAAATGGAAAACGTTTTAGATGAAATTCGTCATGGGAATATAGTTGTAAATGCGGAGATTATTGATGTGATTTTTGAATGCATTGATAATTTAGAGAAGATGGTTGCAGATGTGCAGCAAGGTGGAATGGGCAATATTGATGTAATTGCAACGAAACAGAAATTAGAAGCATTATTGAACGGCAATATAGAAATTCCTAATGAACATATAGAACAAGAAACCATAAATAACGATGATGCAGCTTCACATGAAGTGCATATAACTGTTGAGCAACAAGCTATTTTAAAAGCAGTACGTGCCATTATGTGTATTGAAGCGCTACAAAATTTAGGTAATGTAAAAAAACAGTTCCTAGTATTGAAGAAATTGAAGCAGATGCTTTCGGGTTTGAGTTCACAGTATTTATGGATACTGATCAAAGTGAAGAAGAATTAA
- the fliS gene encoding flagellar export chaperone FliS → MQAWQRYMQNDIMTSNPIKNTIFIYERCIVEFRNLEELLHAFKLQEGDALLEKLERIFEELKLQLNPEITKDLYDSLYGLYDWICIQIQTMKVTREAKDIDAIVKVLQDLIDGYRGALENEQ, encoded by the coding sequence ATGCAAGCATGGCAACGTTATATGCAAAATGATATTATGACGAGTAATCCGATTAAAAATACAATTTTTATTTATGAAAGATGCATTGTAGAGTTTCGTAATTTAGAAGAACTGCTACATGCTTTTAAACTACAAGAAGGAGATGCACTTCTTGAAAAGTTAGAACGTATTTTTGAAGAATTGAAGCTTCAATTAAATCCTGAAATTACGAAGGATTTATATGATAGTTTATATGGCTTATATGATTGGATTTGCATTCAAATTCAAACAATGAAAGTAACGCGTGAAGCAAAAGACATTGATGCGATTGTGAAAGTGTTACAAGATTTAATAGACGGTTACCGCGGAGCACTTGAAAATGAACAATGA
- a CDS encoding OmpA family protein — translation MIKRPQKGSPRWMTTFTDLTMLLLTFFVLLVATSKQDAVKLSKMLEKFSDTEQVDAKVMENTIPDISHEKNDEKMISKKRMDELYKKLKAYVDNNGISQVNVYREDTGVSVVIVDNLIFDTGDANVKPEAKEIISQLVGFFQSVPNPIVVEGHTDSRPIHNDKFPSNWELSSARAANMIHHLIEVYNVDDKRLAAVGYADTKPVVPNDSPQNWEKNRRVVIYIKE, via the coding sequence ATGATAAAACGACCGCAAAAGGGATCGCCTCGTTGGATGACGACTTTTACAGATTTAACGATGTTATTATTAACTTTCTTTGTATTACTAGTTGCTACTTCAAAGCAGGATGCAGTAAAATTGTCAAAGATGCTTGAAAAGTTTAGTGATACGGAGCAAGTAGATGCAAAAGTAATGGAAAATACAATACCAGATATTTCGCATGAAAAAAATGATGAAAAAATGATTTCGAAAAAAAGAATGGATGAATTATATAAGAAGTTAAAAGCATATGTAGATAATAACGGTATTAGTCAAGTGAATGTATATCGAGAGGATACGGGAGTAAGCGTCGTTATAGTAGATAATTTAATATTTGATACAGGTGACGCGAATGTTAAACCAGAAGCGAAAGAGATAATAAGTCAATTAGTTGGGTTTTTCCAATCGGTACCAAATCCCATTGTTGTAGAAGGACATACAGACAGTAGACCTATTCATAACGACAAATTCCCTTCAAACTGGGAATTATCTTCTGCGCGAGCAGCAAATATGATTCACCACTTAATCGAAGTGTATAATGTGGATGATAAAAGGCTAGCTGCGGTAGGATATGCAGACACAAAGCCAGTTGTACCAAATGATTCACCGCAAAATTGGGAGAAAAACCGTCGCGTTGTCATTTATATAAAAGAATAG
- the flgC gene encoding flagellar basal body rod protein FlgC: protein MFQAINASGSGLTTARKWMEVTSNNIVNANTTAAPGADLYERRSVVLESNNSFANMLDGSPTNGVKIKSIEADKTENLVYDPTHPHANEEGYVRYPNIDVTAEMTNVMVAQKMYEANTSVLNANKKMLDKDLEIGRG, encoded by the coding sequence ATGTTTCAGGCAATTAATGCAAGTGGCTCAGGACTAACGACAGCGAGAAAGTGGATGGAAGTTACTTCAAATAATATTGTAAATGCAAATACAACGGCGGCTCCGGGGGCAGATTTATATGAGCGTCGTAGTGTAGTGCTAGAATCAAACAATAGTTTTGCAAATATGTTAGATGGGTCTCCTACTAATGGAGTAAAAATAAAAAGTATTGAAGCAGATAAAACTGAAAACTTAGTGTATGACCCAACACATCCGCATGCAAATGAAGAAGGATATGTACGTTATCCAAATATTGATGTGACTGCTGAAATGACGAATGTAATGGTTGCCCAAAAAATGTACGAAGCAAATACAAGTGTATTAAATGCGAATAAAAAAATGCTTGATAAAGATTTAGAAATTGGCCGAGGATAA
- the flgB gene encoding flagellar basal body rod protein FlgB, translating into MPDLVSDVGHYMNYLVTKRNTVSSNIANANTPGYKAQDVTFAEQMNKSSALYKNNAADLKSNPDLYQTNEMHVPTVNTKNTYAKIQTKSMQTNKDGNSVDVTTEMLDLMKANQLYGISINAINTQYAINQAARGR; encoded by the coding sequence ATGCCAGATTTAGTGAGTGATGTAGGCCATTATATGAATTATTTAGTGACGAAACGAAATACTGTTTCTAGTAATATTGCAAATGCGAATACACCCGGCTATAAAGCACAAGATGTAACATTTGCTGAGCAAATGAATAAGAGTAGTGCATTATATAAGAACAATGCTGCAGACTTAAAGAGTAATCCAGATTTATATCAAACGAATGAAATGCACGTACCGACAGTAAATACGAAAAATACATATGCAAAGATTCAAACAAAATCAATGCAAACGAATAAAGATGGAAATAGTGTGGATGTAACGACAGAAATGCTAGATTTAATGAAAGCAAATCAGTTATATGGTATTTCAATTAACGCGATTAATACACAATATGCAATTAACCAAGCGGCACGCGGACGTTAA